In the Populus trichocarpa isolate Nisqually-1 chromosome 1, P.trichocarpa_v4.1, whole genome shotgun sequence genome, one interval contains:
- the LOC18094134 gene encoding syntaxin-22 translates to MSFQDLEAGRPLASSRRELINGKQDATQAVASGIFQINTAVSTFQRLVNTLGTPKDTPELREKLHKTRLHIGQLVKDTSARLKQASETDHYAGVSQSKKIADAKLAKDFQAVLKEFQKAQRLAAERETAYTPFVPQAVLPSSYTASEIDLSFDKSPEQRAILVESRRQEVLLLDNEIAFNEAVIEEREQGIHEIQQQIGEVNEIFKDLAVLVHEQGTMIDDIGSHIENSQAATAQGKSHLVKAAKTQRSNSSLACLLMVIFGIVILIVIVVLAA, encoded by the exons atgagctTTCAAGATCTGGAGGCGGGACGACCCTTGGCATCTTCAAGGAGAGAGCTGATCAACGGCAAACAAGATGCCACGCAAGCGGTTGCTTCTGGAATCTTCCAGATCAACACTGCCGTTTCGACTTTTCAGCGTCTTGTTAATACCCTTGGGACTCCTAAAGACACGCCTGAGCTCCGGGAGAAgct GCATAAAACAAGGCTACATATTGGGCAATTGGTGAAGGATACTTCAGCCAGACTTAAACAAGCTAGTGAAACAGATCATTATGCTGGAGTCAGT CAAAGCAAAAAGATTGCTGATGCTAAATTAGCAAAAGATTTTCAAGCAGTTTTGAAAGAATTTCAGAAGGCTCAGCGGCTTGCGGCTGAGAGGGAAACGGCATATACTCCTTTTGTTCCCCAAGCAGTCCTTCCTTCCAG CTACACAGCCAGTGAAATAGATTTAAGTTTTGATAAAAGTCCAGAACAACGTGCTATCCTTGTGGAGTCAAGAAG ACAGGAGGTCCTACTATTGGACAATGAGATTGCCTTCAATGAGGCTGTTATCGAGGAGAGAGAACAGGGAATACATGAAATTCAGCAGCAAATTGGTGAGGTGAATGAGATTTTTAAAGATCTTGCTGTCCTTGTCCATGAACAAGGAACTATGATTG ATGATATTGGCTCCCATATTGAAAATTCCCAGGCTGCAACAGCACAGGGAAAATCCCACCTTGTGAAAGCTGCAAAGACTCAGAGATCAAATTCTTCTCTG GCCTGCTTGCTCATGGTGATATTCGGGATTGTGATTCTCATTGTGATCGTAGTACTTGCTGCATAA
- the LOC18094136 gene encoding protein SAMBA: MNSTSPTNSSVSTTAIIGGGGGSVSNAALDDFHFPSDLISIQDRKDEAMLALKTDLMAALNKEVKSLDEDNWKFGGPRSRINLISRPGGFLSKKLEITKKKNLALPK; the protein is encoded by the exons ATGAACAGCACATCACCAACAAATTCATCAGTATCAACAACAGCAATTATTGGAGGTGGAGGAGGAAGTGTTAGCAATGCTGCTTTGGATGATTTTCATTTCCCTTCTGATTTAATTTCCATCCAAGACCGCAAAGATGAGGCGATGCTTG CACTAAAAACTGATCTGATGGCTGCACTTAACAAGGAGGTTAAATCCTTGGATGAAGATAACTGGAAGTTTGGAGGGCCTCGTTCTCGTATTAACCTTATATCAAGACCAG GTGGATTTCTAAGCAAGAAGTtggaaataacaaagaaaaagaacttGGCCTTGCCGAAATGA
- the LOC18094137 gene encoding mitogen-activated protein kinase kinase 10, producing the protein MTLVRERRHQQPLRLSLPPPIPAADFRHQIHSPSLSLTISPDSPSIEKLSDLEKLAVLGHGNSGTVYKVRHKRSSSIFALKTLRFDRNSTIIRQQAGREAEILRRVDSPYVVQCHAVFDSEDDLYFAMEHMERGSLHDVLLVHRILPEDVISGVARCILNGLQYLHEKQIVHGDIKPSNLLINAEGVVKIADFGVNHGFAGDVWSLGVVVLECLVGHYPLIGCGEKPDWAALVCAICFGERLQMPKSASSRIQSFVRGCLEKDWKKRGTVGELLDHPFVTQISFESRHGVADFVLRD; encoded by the exons ATGACTTTGGTGAGAGAGAGAAGGCACCAACAACCACTAAGGCTATCCCTACCACCACCCATACCTGCAGCTGACTTCCGGCATCAGATCCATTCGCCATCATTATCATTGACCATTAGTCCAGATTCTCCAAGCATAGAGAAGCTCTCAGACCTAGAAAAACTGGCGGTTCTTGGCCATGGCAATAGTGGCACGGTCTATAAAGTACGGCACAAACGCAGCTCCTCCATATTTGCATTGAAAACCCTCCGTTTCGACCGAAACTCCACCATAATTCGCCAACAAGCAGGAAGGGAGGCAGAGATCCTTAGACGCGTGGATTCACCTTACGTTGTCCAGTGCCATGCGGTTTTTGATAGTGAGGATGACTTGTACTTTGCAATGGAGCACATGGAAAGAGGATCACTGCATGATGTTCTGCTTGTACACAGAATATTGCCTGAGGATGTCATATCTGGTGTGGCACGGTGCATTCTGAATGGGTTACAGTATCTCCATGAGAAGCAGATAGTACATGGGGACATAAAACCCTCAAATCTACTGATAAATGCTGAAGGAGTGGTTAAGATTGCAGATTTTGGAGTGA ATCACGGATTCGCAGGAGATGTTTGGTCACTTGGGGTGGTAGTTTTGGAGTGCCTGGTGGGTCATTATCCATTGATTGGTTGTGGAGAGAAACCAGACTGGGCAGCATTGGTGTGTGCTATATGCTTTGGGGAGAGATTGCAAATGCCGAAGAGTGCATCCAGCAGGATTCAAAGCTTTGTTAGGGGGTGTCTAGAGAAGGACTGGAAGAAGAGAGGGACTGTGGGTGAGCTTCTTGATCATCCTTTTGTGACCCAGATCAGTTTTGAATCTAGACATGGGGTAGCTGATTTTGTTTTGCGTGATTGA